Genomic DNA from Paenibacillus sp. MBLB1832:
GCCGAAGGAATTGCCCTATTTGATTATTTTACTTATAATAACAGAGAGATAAAGGTGAGGCAGGGATTACAGATGAGCGTTATAAATACAGCTGATATACGCAGCCAAAATAAAAAGAATATTATTCAAACGGTCCGCTACGGACGTCCGATAACGAAAAAAGAAATTGCTGATAGGCTTAACTTAAGTTTTGCCACAGTATCAAATCTATGTAATCAGTTGGTAGAGGAAGGTATTCTATCTATTGTTTCATCGGAGAATTCAAGCGGTGGACGCATTCCCAACTTCGTCTCGCTAGAGCCAAATTCACGAGGGATACTTTGCCTGGATTTGAATCATCACGACAAGGCCACGATCGCGCTGCTTAACTTGCAGAATCAAACCATAGCTGCGAGTCAGGTAGACATTCCTCCTTTACTAGAATTGGGAACGCTAATTGAGTCATGTTATGAGGCATCCATGGGACTGCTGGAGAAGATCAAGTTTCCCATTGAGCATGTCCTTGGTTTAGGAGTAGCCATTCCAGGTATTTTTTATAAGAAAAATAATACCGTCATCAACTCGACAATTTCTATGTTTGAGAATCAGTTTGTAAAAAAAGAGCTTGAGGAACGGTTTCAACTGCCCGCCTATTTGGAGAACGAATCCAACATCTTGGCCGTGGCAACTTCAACTCAGCTCCAGCTAAGCTCTGGCCAACGCCAGGATGTTGCCTATCTCTACGTAGGAGATGGTCTAGGGGTTGGTATTACGCATCGCGGAGCGATACTAACAGGCAATCGCGGTTTTGGCGGGGAAGTTAGTCACATGCCAATTGGCCTGCATCCCTACAACTGCTACTGCGGGCAAGTCGGCTGCGTCGAAACGGAATTGTCCCTCGCGGGTTTTTGGAGAACCTATTACGGAACGGACGCAGTTCCGCCGTCTACTTCACTAACATTTTTCTGGAAAGAGTTCGTGTCAGCCTTGAAAGCGGGAGACGAACGTGCGCATCAGGTTGCAGAAGAAAAAGGGAGATTGCTGGGCAAGCTGATTTCGGTAATTGATAATCTGATTGACCCAGACGTCGTCTATGTAGGCGGGATCATTGAACCCATCTTTCAAACGCTGTACCTCTTTATGCAAGAGGAAGCTAGGAGCAGAGTGGTTACAAGAGAATTCTTTTTTCCCGAAATAAGAAAAGGAATTGACTACGAGCAAACCCTGCTCCAGGGCTGTTCGGAAATGGTTATTACACTATGGAATCCCTAAAAATCAATAGATGTAGTAAGTAAGGCTGTCTCATAAGTAGATTTTTCTACTTTGGGACAGCATTTTTTTGTTGTTGACAGAGGGCTCTCCATAAATTAACATAGTTATTATAAGTATTATAATAAGTGAAAGAGAGTGACTACTATGACTCGGCAGCAGCAAATAGAAGCACTCTTGGTGGAGCTTCGCTCACGTCGTCACGGTTTGATGAACCAGTCGGTGTGTATTGGTTTTGACGGTTACATTGATCGAATTGTACATGCGGTCAAACAGCGTTCAACGCCTGAGAACTACACGCGCTTCCACACCATCGCGGAATATGCCAATCATCTTCAAGCTTGCGCGGGCCGAAGCGGGGATATTGAAATTGTCCCAGTTACGGAAGAAGTCGGTGGAAACGCACCCATCATGGCACAGGCTATGGCAAGGCTTGGCGTACCAAGCACATGTGTGGGAACACTAGGAGAGTATGAGATTCACCCCGTGTTCAGCAACTTATCTCATTTTTTTAATCCGCAATCCATAGGAAAACCGGCGAGCACACTTGCGATTGAGTTTAGCGATGGAAAGATCATGCTTGGCGAGATTGAGCCGCTTCACCAAGTTACATGGGAACACATCAAACATCAACTCGGCATTCAAAAAATCGCGGAATTTTTCCAATCCAGCAGGTGCTTTGGGATTGTGAACTGGAGTTCCATTTATGCCATGGACGGAATACTTCGCGGAATCATAGAGGAGGTATTTCCACTCTTAGGTGACGAATTGGCTGAGAAGTTTGTGTTCGTTGACATTGCTGATCCTTCGGCAAGAAGTCGTCATGACATCCTCAACCTTGCGGCCATCTTAAAAGAACTAAACACGAAAGCAAAAGTGGTGTTGGGATTAAACCGGAAGGAAGCGGGAATTGTTTACGAATCCTTGGGGTACGTCGATCAGGATCAACCACAAGAAGTTTGGGCTCAAGCGATTGTACAAGACATTGAACTCCATGGTGTTGTTATTCATTCCTCGAACCGAGTCACAGGCATATTGGCAGGCGTCCTGGGAGAAACGGATGTCTTTCACCTGGAAAATCCTGCTCGAACGACAGGTGTTGGGGATCATTTTAATGCAGGTTTCTGCACAGGTTTATTGTTGAACCTCTCGCTCCTGCAATGCTTGCATCTCGGCAATTTAACCGCTTCCTCTTTTCTTACAACC
This window encodes:
- a CDS encoding ROK family protein; this encodes MSVINTADIRSQNKKNIIQTVRYGRPITKKEIADRLNLSFATVSNLCNQLVEEGILSIVSSENSSGGRIPNFVSLEPNSRGILCLDLNHHDKATIALLNLQNQTIAASQVDIPPLLELGTLIESCYEASMGLLEKIKFPIEHVLGLGVAIPGIFYKKNNTVINSTISMFENQFVKKELEERFQLPAYLENESNILAVATSTQLQLSSGQRQDVAYLYVGDGLGVGITHRGAILTGNRGFGGEVSHMPIGLHPYNCYCGQVGCVETELSLAGFWRTYYGTDAVPPSTSLTFFWKEFVSALKAGDERAHQVAEEKGRLLGKLISVIDNLIDPDVVYVGGIIEPIFQTLYLFMQEEARSRVVTREFFFPEIRKGIDYEQTLLQGCSEMVITLWNP